GCGTGCCGCCTCGATGGCGGCGTTGAGCGCTAGCAGGTTGGTCTGGTCGGCGATGGCGTGAATGGCCTCGCTGATGTGCTGGATGGCCTCGGTCTGCTGGTTCAGGGCTTGCAGGGTCTGGCTGGACTGCTTGATGCGCTCGGCCAACTGGCTGACTTCCTCGGCGTTGTGCTTGACCGCCACGCTGCCCTGGCGGGTCATGGCCAGGGCCTGTTGCGAGGCGCGTTCGCTGTCGACTATGTAGGCGGTGGCTTCGCCGATGCTGTGGTTGACCTCCACCATCGCGCGGGCCGTGGATACCGCCGCCGTCTGTCCCTCGCCAGCACACTGGCTGGCACTGCTGGAAATGCGGCTGAGGTCGCTGGAACTCTGCTGCAGGGCCGCCCCGGCGCTGAGAATGCCCTGCATGGTGTTGTCCATCTTGTCGACGAAACTATTGACCCAGCCGGCCAGCGCGCCAGCCTCGTCACTGCTGAAACGCTGCAGTTGCAGGCGGTTGCTCAGCGGCGCCCCGCACTCGGCGGTTTCCAGGAAGAAGTCCGATAGCGCCTGGAGCTGGCGTATGCGTGGGCGCAGGCTGAAGGCCCAGTAAACGAGCAGCAGCAGGGCGCTGGCAGTGATGCTCAGCGCGTTGGCATGGGTTGGCAGCAGGCGTGGTAATTGCCAGTTCAGCAGGCCCAATGCCAGCAGGCCGAACAGCAGGTGGCTGGTCAGCCTGTAACCGAGACTGCGCTGGCGGTAGACCTCTTCCAGGTCGCCTTCGCACATCAGCCCCCAGGTGTCCGGGGAGCCGGGCATCTGCAAGGTCAGGCCGGCACCGATCACCGGCACGTAGCGATAGTCCGGGTAGCCCGGGTACAGGGCGAACAGGTTGTGCCCCTTGCGGATGGTTTCCCGCACCCCTGGATGCAACTGGCCGCTGGAAGGGTCGGTGAAGCGCAGCTCGAACTCGGTGTGATGCTGCACCTTAACGGTGCCGAAGGGGGTTTTCACGCCCTGTTTCAGGTTGTCGCCGCCGGTGAAGGTGTCGTCCTCGAAGCGCGAGCGGGACAGGGCGGTGCCTGGCACGATCTGCGGATCGTGCACACTTTTGACCATGAACAGGTAGTTATCGCCGGAGTCGCGGTAGACGTGACCGGCCTCGCGCTGGATCAGATCGCTGAGCACGTCGTTGGGGATGCGCGCGCACAGGCAGCCGAGCGCCTTGCCGGCCTGGTGCAGAGGCTGATGGAACATCAGGGTCACGGCATCGTGGAACTTCGAGGTGGTGGCCCCCAGTTGCAGGGTCAGCGGGTCGACATAGGGGCCATGCAGGAACTGCCCGGCCAGGCCTGCTGCCAGGGCCTTGGCATCGTGACGCTGGCCGATTCGAGGGGCATGGGTGGAGGCGATGATCAGGCCGCTGGCATCGACCACGAACAGCTCGGAGACTTCCGGCAGATGCTGGTGCAGACGTTTCAGATCGGTGTTGCTGGAGAGTGGCCAGGCCTGCTGCAGGCCGGCGGCGATGAGTTCCAGTGCCTGCCAGTGCTGGCTGGCCCAATTGGTCAGCAGATCGACTCGGGTGCGGGCCAGCCCCGCGAAGGTCTTCTCGACCCGCTCGACCTGCCCGGAGTTGAGCAGACAAGACCAGCGCATGGCCAGTTTGCCGGTCTTGCCGAACCAGGGCAGCCAGCGTCGCTCGTGCCCGGTGAAATCCATCCCATCACTGCGTAGTTGCATGATGCGCCCCTGTCCCCTGCTGATTGGAGATTCTTGTGCAGGGAGTCTAGGCCAAGTATTAGGGTCTGTTGCCGTTGACGCAGCAACGCGGCTCGCGTCGAAACGGCAACAGACCCTAGCAATAACTGGGCCGGGCGGTGCGTCAGGTCAGGGCTGGAGCTGTTTCAGGCGCTCGCGTACCGCACGTTCGATACCGGCTTCGTCGAGGCCGCATTCGGCAAGCATCTGGCTCGGCTTGGCGTGCTCGACGTAGTAGTCCGGCAGGCCGAGGTGCAGCAGCGGTACCTGGCGGTTCTCGGCGGCGAAGAATTCGCCAACCGCACTGCCGGCGCCACCCATGATGCTGTTTTCTTCGAGGGTCACCAGCAGCGCGTGGTTGCCTGCCAGTTCGCGCAGCAGGGCTTCGTCCAGGGGTTTGACGAAGCGCATGTCGACCACCGTGGCATCCAGGGTTTCCCCGACGCGCAGGGCTTCGGCCAGTTGCACGCCGAAGGCCAGCAGGGCGACGCCCTGGCCCTGGCGGCGTACTACGGCCTTGCCGATCTGCAGCGGCTCCAGGCCGGCATCGAGCGGCGCGTTGGGGCCAGTGCCGCGTGGGTAGCGCACCGCCGCCGGGCCCTCGAACAGGTGGCCGGTGGTGAGCATGCGGCGCAGCTCGTTCTCGTCGCTCGGGGTCATCACCAGCATGCCGGGGATGCAGCGCAGGTAGGAGAGGTCGAAGCTGCCGGCATGGGTAGGGCCGTCTTCGCCGACCAGGCCGGCGCGGTCGATGGCGAACAGCACATCGAGGTGCTGCACGGCCACGTCGTGGATCAACTGGTCATAGGCGCGCTGAAGGAAGGTGGAGTAGATCGCCACCACCGGCTTGGCGCCTTCGCAGGCCATACCGGCGGCCAGGGTCACGGCGTGCTGCTCGGCAATCGCCACGTCGAAGTAGCGATCAGGGAAGCGCTCGGCGAAGGCCACCAGGTCGGAGCCTTCCTTCATCGCCGGGGTGATGCCCACCAGGCGCGCGTCCTGCTCGGCCATGTCGCACAGCCACTGGCCGAACACGTTGGAGTATTTCGGGCCGCTTGGCTTCTTCGGGGCGGCGACCGGGGTCACCGGTTCCAGCTTGGTGATGGCGTGGTAGCCGATGGGGTCGGCCTCGGCCGGGGCGAAGCCCTTGCCCTTCTTGGTCACCACATGGAGGAACTGCGGGCCGTCCAGGTCGCGCATATTGCGCAGGGTAGCCAGCAGGGTGGGCAGGTCGTGGCCGTCGATGGGGCCGACATAGTTCCAGCCCAGTTCCTCGAACAGGGTGCCGGGTACCAGCATGCCTTTGGCATGTTCCTCGACCTTGCGCGCGATTTCCCAGGCGCCGGGCAGGCGCGAGAGGATCTTCTTGCTGCCCTCGCGCATGCTGGCGTAGGTGCGGCTGGAGATGATCTTGGCCAGGTAGTTGGACAGGCCGCCGACATTCTTGGAGATCGACATGTCGTTGTCGTTGAGGATCACCAGCATGTTGGCGCCGACGTCGGTGGCGTGGTTCAGCGCCTCGAAGGCCATGCCGGCGGTCAGTGCGCCGTCGCCGATCACCGCCACGCTCTTGCGCTTCTCGCCTTTCAGTCGGGCGGCGATGGCCATGCCCAGGGCGGCGCTGATGCTGGTGCTGGAATGGCCGACGCCGAAGGTGTCGTACTCGCTCTCGCTGCGGCGCGGGAAGGCGGCCAGGCCATCCTTCTGGCGCAGGGTGCCCATGCGCTCGCGACGGCCGGTGAGGATCTTGTGCGGGTAGGCCTGGTGGCCGACGTCCCACACCAGACGGTCATCGGGGGTGTCGAAGACGTAGTGCAGGGCGATGGTCAGCTCGATCACGCCGAGGCCGGCACCGAAGTGCCCGCCGCTCTGGCCCACGCTGTAGAGCAGGTATTGGCGCAGTTCGTCGGCGAGGGTTTCCAGGTCCGCTTCGGCCAGGCGGCGCAGTTCGTCCGGCGTGTTGGCGCTGTCGAGCAGCGGCGTCAACGGGCGCTCGCGGGGGATCTCGTGGAAAGTGGTCGGCATCAGGCGAATCGTTATAGGCGTAAAAGATGCGGCAGTTTACCTGATGCCAGGAAAACAGCCCAATCTGCTGACCACATCGCCGTTATTGGTAGTTTCGCGCCAGGAAGTCCAGCAGCAGGGCGCTGACCCGCCCGCCGCATTCGCCCTGCAGCCAGTGGCCGGCGCCGAGCAGGTCGTGGCGTTCCAGGTGCGGCACCTTGTCGCTCATGCGTTGCAGGGTCGGCGCCTCTAAGCGGCCTACCGGGTCATTCTCGCCGAGCAAAAACAGCGTCGGCTGCATCACCTTAAGCCCGGCCAGGTGCTCGGTGCGCTGCCAGTTGCGCTCGAAGTTGCGGTACCAGTTCAGCGCGCCGCGAAAGCCGTGGCGCTCGAAGGTGCGTAGGTAGTGGGCAAACATCGCCTCATTGCACCAGGGCGGCAGGGGCAGGTCCTCCGGCATGCCGTCGAACAGCCGCGCATCGGCCGGTTTGTCCGTTGCCAGCAGGGCATCGCCGAGGCCGCCAAGCAGCAGGCGCAGGCTGCGGCCGATGTCTTCGTCCAGTTCGGCCTCGGCCAGCCCCGCTTGCTGGAAGTAGAGGATGTAGTGGAAGCGCCCGGCATAGGCCTCGCGCATCATCTCGATGGCCGGGCGTTTCGGTCGGCCGCCGAAGGGCACCGACAGCGCACCGAGTGCCCTGATCCGCTCGGGCTCCAGCAGCGCCAGGTGCCAGGCCACCGGCGCGCCCCAGTCGTGGCCGACCACCGCTGCCTCGCGCTGACCTAGTATGTCCATCGCCGCCTGGATATCGCCGCACAGGGTGAGCAGGTCATAGGCCGCCGGATCGGCCGGCGCGCTGCTGGCGCCGTAGCCGCGCATTTCCGGGGTGAACACCCGATAGCCGGCGGCGGCCAGCGCCTCGATCTGCGGATGCCAGGCGTACCAGCATTCGGGAAAGCCATGCAGCAGCCACACCGGCTTGCCGTGCTCGGGGCCGGTGCTGTACAGGCTGAGTTCGATGCCATTGACGGCGAGCAGGCGGTGATCGATATGCATGGAGATGTCCTTACCAGGTGTCGATGAAGGGCCGTTTCTTGCCGTCGTGTCGCGGCGGGCGCGGCGCCGCATTGAGGCCGCGCAGCAGCCAGGCGCGGCTGTCGGCCGGGTCGATCACGGCGTCGATCTCAAGATAGCTGGCCATGTTCAGCGCCTTGCCGTTGTCGTAGGCCTT
The genomic region above belongs to Pseudomonas sp. GOM7 and contains:
- a CDS encoding alpha/beta fold hydrolase codes for the protein MHIDHRLLAVNGIELSLYSTGPEHGKPVWLLHGFPECWYAWHPQIEALAAAGYRVFTPEMRGYGASSAPADPAAYDLLTLCGDIQAAMDILGQREAAVVGHDWGAPVAWHLALLEPERIRALGALSVPFGGRPKRPAIEMMREAYAGRFHYILYFQQAGLAEAELDEDIGRSLRLLLGGLGDALLATDKPADARLFDGMPEDLPLPPWCNEAMFAHYLRTFERHGFRGALNWYRNFERNWQRTEHLAGLKVMQPTLFLLGENDPVGRLEAPTLQRMSDKVPHLERHDLLGAGHWLQGECGGRVSALLLDFLARNYQ
- the dxs gene encoding 1-deoxy-D-xylulose-5-phosphate synthase; this encodes MPTTFHEIPRERPLTPLLDSANTPDELRRLAEADLETLADELRQYLLYSVGQSGGHFGAGLGVIELTIALHYVFDTPDDRLVWDVGHQAYPHKILTGRRERMGTLRQKDGLAAFPRRSESEYDTFGVGHSSTSISAALGMAIAARLKGEKRKSVAVIGDGALTAGMAFEALNHATDVGANMLVILNDNDMSISKNVGGLSNYLAKIISSRTYASMREGSKKILSRLPGAWEIARKVEEHAKGMLVPGTLFEELGWNYVGPIDGHDLPTLLATLRNMRDLDGPQFLHVVTKKGKGFAPAEADPIGYHAITKLEPVTPVAAPKKPSGPKYSNVFGQWLCDMAEQDARLVGITPAMKEGSDLVAFAERFPDRYFDVAIAEQHAVTLAAGMACEGAKPVVAIYSTFLQRAYDQLIHDVAVQHLDVLFAIDRAGLVGEDGPTHAGSFDLSYLRCIPGMLVMTPSDENELRRMLTTGHLFEGPAAVRYPRGTGPNAPLDAGLEPLQIGKAVVRRQGQGVALLAFGVQLAEALRVGETLDATVVDMRFVKPLDEALLRELAGNHALLVTLEENSIMGGAGSAVGEFFAAENRQVPLLHLGLPDYYVEHAKPSQMLAECGLDEAGIERAVRERLKQLQP
- a CDS encoding methyl-accepting chemotaxis protein is translated as MQLRSDGMDFTGHERRWLPWFGKTGKLAMRWSCLLNSGQVERVEKTFAGLARTRVDLLTNWASQHWQALELIAAGLQQAWPLSSNTDLKRLHQHLPEVSELFVVDASGLIIASTHAPRIGQRHDAKALAAGLAGQFLHGPYVDPLTLQLGATTSKFHDAVTLMFHQPLHQAGKALGCLCARIPNDVLSDLIQREAGHVYRDSGDNYLFMVKSVHDPQIVPGTALSRSRFEDDTFTGGDNLKQGVKTPFGTVKVQHHTEFELRFTDPSSGQLHPGVRETIRKGHNLFALYPGYPDYRYVPVIGAGLTLQMPGSPDTWGLMCEGDLEEVYRQRSLGYRLTSHLLFGLLALGLLNWQLPRLLPTHANALSITASALLLLVYWAFSLRPRIRQLQALSDFFLETAECGAPLSNRLQLQRFSSDEAGALAGWVNSFVDKMDNTMQGILSAGAALQQSSSDLSRISSSASQCAGEGQTAAVSTARAMVEVNHSIGEATAYIVDSERASQQALAMTRQGSVAVKHNAEEVSQLAERIKQSSQTLQALNQQTEAIQHISEAIHAIADQTNLLALNAAIEAARAGDSGRGFAVVADEVRNLARRTSQATEEITTTLASVRQQTLESMHSMHSCQEAAQRSVARSDEATAALQRIQHDVEAMQDRLAKLSQSMQSQLTQVHAVNEQAQAITGAAERSSQSAEEILQAAQALAQLVLDLHRTASRLSQQEPTTKPRELRHEKQAMPPTPTNRPSMNPAHR